A stretch of the Tardiphaga sp. 709 genome encodes the following:
- a CDS encoding PleD family two-component system response regulator codes for MSARILVVDDIPANVKLLEARLSAEYFDVITASNGAQALEVCARSECDLILLDVMMPDMDGFEVCRRLKANPKTHFIPVVMVTALDSPSDRVRGLEAGADDFLTKPVADAVLVARVRSLTRLKMMTDELRMRAITSLEIGVQAPERSAVSDLGIGGRILLVDDRPSSYERLAPVLSTEHTVDVEPNPTEALFHAAEGNYDLLIVSLSLENFDGLRLCSQARSLERTRQIPILAIADADNNPRLLRGLEIGVNDYLMRPVDKNELLARARTQVRRRRYTDHLRDNVQHSIEAAITDGLTGLHNRRYMESHLETLAEQAATRGKPLALMMLDIDFFKSINDNHGHDCGDDVLREFAVRIRKSIRGIDLACRYGGEEFVIVMPETDMHVASMVAERLRRSIAGEPFSIDKGNKRIEVTISIGLSTLEKKGEPVADVLKRADVALYRAKHDGRNRVVAAAA; via the coding sequence ATGTCAGCGCGTATTCTTGTCGTCGATGACATCCCCGCCAACGTGAAGCTTCTGGAAGCCCGTCTCTCGGCGGAGTATTTCGACGTCATCACCGCGTCCAACGGCGCACAGGCGCTGGAAGTCTGCGCGCGTTCCGAATGCGACCTGATCCTGCTCGACGTCATGATGCCCGACATGGACGGCTTCGAAGTCTGTCGTCGCCTGAAAGCCAATCCGAAGACGCATTTCATTCCAGTGGTCATGGTCACCGCGCTGGATTCGCCGTCCGATCGCGTGCGCGGCCTCGAAGCCGGCGCCGATGACTTCCTCACCAAGCCCGTCGCCGATGCCGTGCTGGTAGCGCGCGTGCGCTCGCTGACGCGTCTGAAGATGATGACCGATGAGCTGCGCATGCGCGCCATCACCTCGCTGGAAATCGGCGTGCAGGCCCCCGAGCGCAGCGCCGTTTCTGATCTGGGCATCGGTGGACGCATCCTGCTGGTCGACGATCGTCCGTCATCCTATGAGCGGCTGGCGCCTGTCCTGTCGACCGAACACACTGTCGATGTCGAACCCAATCCGACCGAGGCGCTGTTTCATGCCGCCGAGGGCAATTACGATCTGCTCATTGTCTCGCTGAGCCTTGAGAATTTCGACGGGCTGCGGCTATGCAGCCAGGCGCGTTCGCTGGAGCGCACGCGGCAGATTCCGATTCTCGCCATTGCCGATGCCGACAACAATCCGCGGCTGCTGCGCGGTCTCGAGATCGGCGTCAACGACTACCTGATGCGCCCGGTGGACAAGAACGAGCTGCTGGCCCGCGCCCGCACGCAGGTGCGCCGTCGCCGTTACACCGATCATCTGCGCGACAACGTTCAGCACTCCATCGAAGCCGCGATCACCGACGGTCTGACCGGACTGCATAACCGCCGCTACATGGAAAGCCATCTGGAAACGCTGGCAGAGCAGGCCGCCACCCGCGGCAAGCCGCTGGCGCTGATGATGCTCGACATCGACTTCTTCAAGTCGATCAATGACAATCACGGCCATGATTGCGGTGACGACGTGCTGCGCGAATTCGCCGTGCGCATTCGCAAGTCGATCCGTGGCATCGATCTGGCCTGTCGCTACGGCGGTGAGGAATTCGTCATCGTCATGCCCGAGACCGACATGCACGTCGCCAGCATGGTGGCCGAGCGTCTGCGTCGTTCGATCGCCGGCGAGCCGTTCTCCATCGACAAGGGCAACAAGCGCATCGAGGTCACGATCTCGATCGGGTTGTCGACGCTGGAGAAGAAGGGCGAGCCCGTCGCCGACGTGCTCAAGCGCGCCGACGTGGCGCTGTATCGCGCCAAGCACGACGGCCGCAACCGCGTCGTTGCGGCGGCGGCGTAA
- a CDS encoding response regulator has translation MAKTVLIVEDNELNMKLFRDLLEAHGYQTVGTSNGYEALDLVRSLRPDLILMDIQLPQVSGLEVTGWIKKDPAISMIPVVAVTAFAMKGDEERIREGGCEAYLSKPISVGKFIETVRRFIG, from the coding sequence ATGGCAAAAACCGTCCTGATCGTGGAGGACAACGAGCTCAACATGAAGCTCTTCCGTGACCTGCTGGAAGCCCATGGCTATCAGACTGTCGGCACGAGCAATGGCTATGAAGCGCTCGATCTGGTTCGTTCACTCCGTCCCGATCTCATCCTCATGGATATTCAGTTACCGCAGGTCTCCGGTCTCGAAGTAACCGGATGGATCAAGAAGGATCCTGCGATCAGCATGATCCCCGTCGTCGCCGTCACAGCCTTCGCCATGAAGGGCGACGAAGAACGTATCCGCGAAGGCGGCTGCGAAGCCTATTTGTCAAAGCCCATTTCGGTCGGAAAATTTATCGAAACCGTGCGTCGGTTCATCGGTTAG
- a CDS encoding DUF3572 domain-containing protein, protein MKKPQRHPSEVAEIVAIQALSFVAGEPERLGLFLSESGIGPETLRSAAKDPQFLVSVLDFVLRDDETVKAFSASSQLDPTTIAAARQALDPRGQDFT, encoded by the coding sequence ATGAAAAAACCCCAGCGCCACCCCAGCGAAGTCGCTGAAATCGTTGCGATTCAGGCGCTGTCCTTCGTTGCCGGGGAACCCGAGCGGCTGGGCCTGTTCCTGTCCGAGAGCGGAATCGGTCCGGAGACTCTCCGCTCGGCTGCCAAGGATCCACAGTTCCTCGTCAGCGTGCTCGATTTCGTACTGCGCGACGACGAGACCGTGAAGGCGTTTTCGGCGTCGTCGCAACTGGACCCCACCACCATCGCCGCCGCGCGGCAGGCGCTCGATCCTCGCGGGCAGGACTTTACGTGA
- a CDS encoding DNA polymerase IV: MSPSPAELSGPRCFCRDCLVDLDARVKRCTSCGSPRLVRHHALPSLTLAHIDCDAFYATVEKRDNPDIVDRPVIIGGGKRGVVSAACYIARTYGVRSAMPMFKALDLCPDAVVVQPDMAKYVRVGREVRHAMQALTPLVEPLSIDEAFLDLSGTQRVHGMIPAKVLAKFAADIERTVGITVSVGLSVNKFLAKIASDLDKPRGFATLDQDDAVAMLADRPVSFIYGVGPATAEKLSQRGFRKISDIQKADETDLMKQFGGEGRRLWRLARGIDDRLVVADRGAKTISNETTFNEDIRDYATLEKILWRLSEKVSSRLKSSELSGTTVTLKLKTADFRQRTRSQSIQSPTQMAARIFDISREMLAKEIDGTAFRLIGTGVSALKPGNEAGDDNMLDRRSSHAERAMDDLRKKFGSAAVIRGIAYDGPEKPRT, from the coding sequence GTGAGCCCCTCTCCGGCAGAGCTGAGCGGACCGCGCTGCTTCTGCCGGGATTGCCTTGTCGATCTGGATGCACGCGTCAAGCGCTGCACGTCATGCGGGTCGCCGCGCCTGGTGCGGCACCACGCGCTGCCATCCCTGACGCTCGCACATATCGACTGCGATGCATTCTACGCCACCGTCGAGAAGCGCGACAATCCCGACATCGTCGATCGGCCCGTCATTATCGGCGGCGGCAAGCGTGGCGTGGTGTCCGCGGCCTGCTACATCGCGCGCACCTATGGCGTGCGCTCGGCGATGCCCATGTTCAAGGCACTCGATCTCTGCCCCGACGCCGTCGTGGTGCAGCCCGACATGGCGAAATATGTCCGCGTCGGCCGCGAGGTCCGCCATGCCATGCAGGCGCTGACACCGCTGGTCGAACCATTGTCGATCGACGAAGCCTTTCTCGACCTGTCGGGCACGCAGCGCGTCCACGGCATGATCCCGGCCAAGGTGCTGGCGAAATTCGCTGCCGATATCGAGCGCACCGTCGGCATCACGGTCTCAGTCGGTCTGTCGGTGAACAAGTTTCTCGCCAAGATCGCCAGCGATCTCGACAAGCCACGCGGCTTCGCCACGCTCGATCAGGACGACGCCGTGGCCATGCTCGCCGACAGACCCGTCAGCTTCATCTACGGCGTCGGCCCCGCGACGGCCGAGAAGCTATCGCAGCGTGGATTCCGCAAGATCAGCGATATCCAGAAGGCCGACGAGACCGACCTGATGAAACAGTTCGGCGGCGAAGGCCGCAGGCTGTGGCGCCTCGCCCGCGGCATCGATGACCGCCTTGTTGTCGCCGATCGCGGCGCGAAGACGATTTCCAATGAGACGACGTTCAATGAGGACATCCGCGACTACGCCACGCTGGAAAAGATCCTGTGGCGATTGTCGGAAAAGGTTTCATCGCGTCTCAAGAGCAGCGAATTGTCCGGCACCACGGTCACGCTGAAACTGAAGACCGCGGATTTCCGCCAGCGCACCCGCTCGCAGTCGATCCAGTCGCCAACGCAGATGGCGGCGCGGATCTTCGATATCAGCCGCGAGATGCTGGCGAAAGAAATCGACGGCACGGCCTTTCGCCTGATCGGCACTGGTGTCAGCGCGCTCAAGCCCGGCAACGAGGCCGGCGACGACAACATGCTCGACCGCCGTTCATCGCATGCCGAACGGGCAATGGACGACCTCAGGAAGAAGTTCGGCAGTGCCGCGGTGATCCGCGGCATCGCCTATGACGGGCCGGAGAAGCCAAGGACATAA
- a CDS encoding FixH family protein, translated as MKTSHSPRALRAALIAVALGGASTAALADIKDYAFELVDQSVQAGPDKIITVRLLNTKTGKPVPDAVIFATRLDMAPDGMQEMATKVTPVSGAEPGTYKFKATFGMAGRWQLSLGAKVQGETDSVENKLVITAQK; from the coding sequence ATGAAGACGTCTCACTCCCCGCGCGCCTTACGGGCTGCGTTGATCGCTGTCGCTTTGGGCGGCGCAAGCACGGCTGCACTGGCTGATATCAAGGACTACGCGTTCGAGCTCGTCGACCAGTCCGTTCAGGCCGGCCCCGACAAGATCATCACCGTCCGCCTGCTGAACACCAAGACCGGCAAGCCCGTGCCGGATGCCGTTATTTTTGCAACCCGTCTCGACATGGCTCCTGACGGTATGCAGGAGATGGCCACCAAGGTCACGCCAGTATCGGGGGCCGAGCCCGGCACCTACAAGTTCAAGGCTACCTTCGGAATGGCCGGTCGCTGGCAGCTTTCTCTCGGCGCCAAAGTGCAAGGAGAAACCGACTCCGTCGAGAACAAACTCGTCATCACGGCCCAGAAATGA
- a CDS encoding efflux RND transporter periplasmic adaptor subunit translates to MNRAVLAGTAAAFIAAAVGGFIVAQRPMTHALALATPADAQEARAPIYYQDPDGKPAYSLTPKRAASGRDYRAVPAGADVSFEDLTETMPMSEPVSDGTDTSRKIKYYRNPMGLPDTSPTPKKDSMGMDYIPVFDGDDSDDGSVKLSPGKIQRTGVKSEPATRRVIRTTIRAPGTIQLDERRISVISMRAESWVQKVADVTTGTKVHSGQPLMDIYSPAISSAAAEYVATITSKTTGGDGLYGRGSRQRIMNLDVPDTVIAEIEKSRIVPISIAWAAPRDGIVLERNAIEGMRAQPGDILFRIADTSLVWAMVDVAERDLGAIAVGQPVNVRTRSLSGRQFAGKVNVIYPQVNRETRTTRVRIELANADLALLPDMYIDASIETGSVDPLVSVPESAVIDTGTRQSVFIDKGQGRFEPRGVELGRRGGGYVEIREGVADGEPVVISANFLIDAESNLKAALKGFSDARSPQ, encoded by the coding sequence ATGAACCGCGCCGTTTTAGCTGGCACCGCCGCCGCGTTCATCGCGGCGGCGGTAGGTGGATTCATCGTCGCGCAGCGACCGATGACGCACGCCCTCGCCTTAGCCACCCCCGCCGATGCGCAGGAAGCCCGAGCGCCTATCTACTATCAGGATCCGGATGGAAAGCCGGCTTACTCGCTGACGCCGAAGAGAGCGGCGTCAGGTCGCGACTACCGCGCTGTGCCCGCCGGAGCCGACGTCAGCTTCGAAGACCTCACGGAGACCATGCCGATGTCGGAGCCAGTGTCGGATGGCACCGACACGAGCCGCAAGATCAAGTATTACCGCAATCCGATGGGACTGCCGGACACGTCGCCAACGCCGAAGAAGGACTCCATGGGGATGGATTACATCCCGGTGTTCGACGGTGACGATTCCGACGATGGATCGGTCAAGCTTTCTCCGGGCAAGATACAGCGCACGGGCGTGAAGTCCGAGCCAGCCACCAGGCGCGTGATCCGGACGACGATCCGCGCACCCGGCACGATCCAGCTCGACGAGCGGCGCATCTCCGTGATCTCGATGCGCGCGGAAAGCTGGGTGCAGAAGGTTGCCGATGTCACCACCGGCACGAAGGTCCACAGCGGGCAGCCCCTGATGGATATCTACAGCCCCGCGATCTCGTCCGCTGCGGCGGAATACGTCGCCACCATCACGTCAAAGACGACGGGCGGCGACGGACTGTATGGGCGCGGGTCGCGTCAGCGGATCATGAATCTCGACGTTCCGGACACGGTGATTGCCGAAATCGAGAAGAGCCGCATCGTCCCGATCTCCATCGCGTGGGCCGCACCGCGGGACGGCATCGTTCTTGAGCGCAACGCCATCGAAGGAATGCGGGCGCAACCCGGAGACATCCTCTTTCGTATCGCCGACACGTCGCTCGTCTGGGCGATGGTCGATGTCGCGGAGCGCGATCTTGGAGCCATCGCCGTCGGACAGCCGGTGAACGTCCGGACGCGCAGCCTTTCCGGCAGGCAGTTTGCAGGCAAGGTCAACGTGATCTACCCGCAGGTCAATCGCGAGACCCGGACAACACGCGTCCGTATCGAACTCGCGAACGCCGATCTCGCTCTGCTACCGGACATGTATATCGACGCTTCGATCGAGACTGGAAGTGTGGATCCGTTGGTGTCCGTCCCGGAGAGCGCTGTGATCGACACAGGCACCCGGCAATCGGTATTCATTGACAAAGGACAGGGCCGCTTCGAACCGCGCGGCGTCGAACTCGGCCGTCGCGGCGGCGGCTACGTCGAAATCCGCGAAGGAGTCGCAGACGGCGAACCAGTCGTCATTTCGGCCAATTTCCTGATCGATGCAGAAAGCAATCTGAAGGCCGCACTGAAGGGCTTTTCCGACGCGAGGAGCCCACAATGA
- a CDS encoding CusA/CzcA family heavy metal efflux RND transporter, translating to MIARIIAWSARNLLLVLFGTGFAAAAGIYALAHLPLDAIPDLSDTQVIVYTEYPGQAPQVIEDQVTYPLTTAMLTVPKSKVVRGFSFFGVSFVYVIFEDGTDIYWARSRVLEFLNGAASRLPAGVTPTMGPDATGVGWVYQYAIMSKELNLADTRAIQDWNLKFALAKAEGVAEVASVGGFVKQYNVVLDPLRMRDLGITMQKMRDAIRASNADVGGRTVELSEFEYVIRGRGYLKSINDLGNVVLKTNNGTPVLLRDVARVELGPDERRGITELNGEGEVASGIVLQRFGVNALDVIENVKKRFKEIASSLPKSVEIVPVYDRSNLINAAIATLKHTLLEESLVVALVCILFLLHVRSALVAILMLPVGVLMAFGAMKLLGLGSNIMSLGGIAIAIGAMVDAAIVMIENAHKHLERADPGKSRVEVLIEAASEVGPALFFSLLIITVSFMPIFTLESQEGRLFSPLAFTKTFAMAAAAILSVTLVPALMIIFVRGRIVPEHKNPINRFLIWVYRPVITVVMRAKTLVVLLAVAVLAASVWPARQLGTEFMPSLNEGTLMYMPTTLPGISVTKAGELLQMQDRIIRSFPEVASVYGKAGRAATATDPAPSEMFETIINLKPKEEWRSGLTVDGLIAEMDKALQFPGVSNAWTMPIKARIDMLSTGIRTPIGVKVIGTDLVEIDRLAKQIEQVLKAVPGTSSAYAERGIGGYYLDVTPDREALARYGIMIQDVQDVIGTALGGQTVTTTVEGRQRFTVNMRYPRDLRDSPQAIANDVLVPMPGGGAVPLGEVARIALARGPTSIRTENGQLATYIYVDIRDRDLGGYVADAQRAVQASIQFPPGYYVMWSGQYEYLERATARLKIVVPVTLLIIFLLLYLNFRSITETMIVMLSLPFALVGGLWLMWWLGFNLSVAVVVGFIALAGVAAETGVVMLIYLNQALTAIQARRDIEGRPLTRNDLYDAIMEGAVERVRPKMMTVVAIMAGLLPIMWSTGTGSEIMQRIAVPMIGGMISSTLLTLIVIPAIYAIVKGHRLPQAGLIAAEGIVPLAG from the coding sequence ATGATCGCCCGCATCATCGCATGGTCGGCGCGCAATCTGCTGCTGGTGTTGTTCGGCACAGGGTTCGCCGCAGCCGCTGGCATCTACGCGCTGGCGCACCTGCCGCTCGACGCCATCCCGGATCTCTCCGACACGCAGGTCATCGTCTATACCGAATACCCCGGCCAAGCGCCGCAGGTGATCGAGGATCAGGTCACCTATCCGTTGACGACGGCAATGCTCACGGTGCCGAAGTCGAAAGTGGTGCGCGGGTTCTCGTTCTTCGGCGTGTCGTTCGTCTATGTCATCTTCGAAGATGGGACCGACATCTACTGGGCCCGGTCGCGCGTTCTCGAATTCCTCAACGGAGCCGCGTCCCGCCTGCCCGCCGGCGTCACGCCGACGATGGGCCCCGACGCCACCGGCGTCGGCTGGGTCTACCAGTACGCGATCATGTCCAAGGAATTGAACCTTGCCGACACACGGGCGATCCAGGACTGGAATCTGAAGTTCGCGCTCGCCAAAGCCGAAGGCGTCGCCGAAGTCGCCAGCGTCGGTGGCTTCGTCAAGCAATATAACGTCGTGCTCGATCCGCTTCGGATGCGCGACCTCGGCATCACCATGCAGAAGATGCGCGACGCTATCCGGGCCAGCAACGCCGATGTCGGCGGTCGCACGGTGGAGTTGTCCGAATTCGAATATGTCATTCGCGGCAGGGGCTACCTGAAGTCGATCAATGATCTCGGCAATGTCGTGCTCAAGACCAACAACGGCACGCCGGTCCTGCTGCGCGACGTCGCCCGCGTCGAACTGGGCCCCGACGAGCGGCGCGGCATCACCGAACTGAACGGCGAAGGCGAAGTCGCCAGCGGCATCGTGTTGCAGCGCTTCGGCGTCAATGCGCTCGACGTCATCGAGAACGTCAAGAAACGCTTCAAGGAGATCGCCAGCAGTCTGCCGAAGTCCGTCGAGATCGTCCCGGTCTACGACCGCTCCAACCTGATCAACGCCGCCATCGCCACGCTCAAGCACACGTTGCTGGAGGAAAGCCTTGTCGTCGCGTTAGTCTGCATTTTATTCCTGCTGCACGTCCGCAGCGCGCTGGTCGCGATCCTGATGCTGCCGGTCGGCGTGCTGATGGCGTTCGGCGCCATGAAGCTGCTCGGTCTTGGCTCCAATATCATGAGTCTCGGCGGCATCGCGATCGCCATAGGCGCCATGGTCGATGCCGCCATCGTCATGATCGAGAACGCCCACAAACATCTCGAACGCGCGGATCCCGGCAAGTCGCGCGTCGAGGTCCTGATCGAGGCAGCCTCCGAGGTCGGCCCGGCACTGTTCTTCAGCCTGTTGATCATCACCGTGTCGTTCATGCCGATCTTCACGCTGGAATCCCAGGAAGGACGTCTGTTCAGCCCTCTGGCGTTCACCAAGACATTTGCGATGGCGGCCGCGGCTATCCTGTCAGTGACGCTGGTCCCGGCCCTGATGATCATCTTCGTTCGCGGCCGGATCGTTCCGGAACACAAGAATCCGATCAACCGCTTTCTGATCTGGGTCTACCGGCCGGTCATCACCGTTGTGATGCGCGCGAAGACGCTGGTCGTCCTGCTCGCAGTCGCCGTTCTCGCGGCAAGTGTCTGGCCGGCCCGTCAGCTCGGCACCGAGTTCATGCCCAGTCTCAACGAGGGCACGCTCATGTATATGCCGACGACGCTGCCGGGCATCTCCGTCACCAAGGCAGGCGAACTGCTGCAGATGCAGGACAGGATCATTCGGTCGTTTCCGGAGGTGGCTTCGGTCTATGGCAAGGCGGGGCGCGCTGCCACGGCGACTGATCCGGCGCCCTCCGAAATGTTCGAGACGATCATCAACCTCAAACCGAAGGAAGAGTGGCGATCCGGTCTCACGGTTGATGGACTAATCGCCGAGATGGACAAGGCGCTGCAGTTTCCGGGCGTGTCGAATGCCTGGACCATGCCGATCAAGGCCCGCATCGACATGCTGTCGACAGGCATCCGCACGCCAATCGGCGTGAAGGTGATCGGCACCGACCTCGTTGAGATCGACCGGCTTGCCAAACAGATCGAGCAGGTGCTCAAGGCGGTACCGGGCACATCGTCGGCCTATGCCGAGCGCGGCATCGGCGGCTACTACCTCGATGTGACACCGGATCGTGAGGCATTGGCGCGCTACGGCATCATGATCCAGGACGTCCAGGACGTGATTGGAACCGCGCTCGGCGGCCAGACGGTGACGACGACCGTGGAAGGCCGGCAACGCTTCACCGTCAACATGCGATACCCCCGCGACCTCAGAGACAGCCCGCAGGCCATCGCCAACGACGTGCTGGTGCCGATGCCCGGAGGTGGCGCGGTCCCGCTCGGCGAAGTGGCCAGGATTGCGCTGGCGAGAGGGCCGACGTCGATCCGGACGGAGAACGGACAGTTGGCTACCTACATCTATGTCGATATCCGCGATCGCGACCTCGGCGGCTACGTGGCCGACGCGCAGCGCGCCGTCCAGGCGAGCATTCAATTTCCGCCCGGCTACTACGTGATGTGGAGCGGCCAGTACGAATATCTCGAACGTGCGACGGCGCGCCTGAAGATCGTCGTACCGGTGACGCTGTTGATCATCTTCCTGCTACTGTACCTGAACTTCCGGTCGATCACCGAAACGATGATCGTTATGCTGTCGCTGCCGTTCGCGCTGGTCGGCGGCCTCTGGCTGATGTGGTGGCTCGGTTTCAACCTGTCGGTTGCGGTCGTCGTCGGCTTCATTGCGCTGGCCGGCGTTGCCGCCGAGACCGGCGTGGTGATGCTGATCTATTTGAATCAGGCATTGACCGCGATCCAGGCGCGACGGGACATTGAAGGACGGCCGCTGACGCGCAACGACCTGTACGACGCCATCATGGAGGGTGCGGTCGAACGCGTCCGTCCGAAGATGATGACGGTGGTCGCCATCATGGCGGGCCTGCTGCCGATCATGTGGAGCACCGGCACGGGCTCGGAAATCATGCAGCGCATCGCGGTGCCGATGATCGGCGGCATGATCTCGTCGACGCTGCTCACACTGATTGTGATCCCCGCGATCTATGCAATTGTTAAGGGCCATCGGCTGCCTCAAGCCGGCTTGATCGCAGCAGAAGGGATCGTTCCTCTGGCCGGATAG
- a CDS encoding peptidase M29 produces MLADRIEAKWIDAFCEIFERCAVKPGDTAAILSETQSRALNVHIAELALLRMGARPFHVVVPTPRNKQVVPIRSTGASEAIQQLGPVVSALQQAGFVVDCTIEGLMHAKETPEILKAGARILVISNEHPEALERMVPDSALEKRVRAAAKMLRGTKHMKVTSKAGTDLDVNMEGAATVGVWGWTDKPGTLAHWPGGIVVSFPKSKTINGTVVMDAGDINLTFKRYLTSPVKMLFKDDYLTELTGEGADAEMMKRYLAAWGDREAYAVSHVGWGMNPNARYEALQMYDQRDTNGTEIRAVAGNFLFSTGANEFAGRYTAGHFDLPIFKTTITLDGVDVIKDGVVQDVFG; encoded by the coding sequence ATGCTGGCGGATCGCATCGAGGCGAAATGGATCGACGCATTCTGCGAGATCTTCGAGCGCTGCGCGGTCAAGCCCGGCGACACTGCCGCCATCCTCTCCGAGACGCAATCGCGCGCGCTGAATGTGCACATTGCCGAATTGGCATTGCTCCGTATGGGCGCGCGGCCGTTCCATGTCGTGGTGCCGACGCCGCGCAACAAGCAGGTCGTGCCGATCCGCTCAACCGGCGCGTCCGAAGCGATCCAGCAACTCGGGCCGGTGGTGTCAGCATTGCAGCAGGCGGGTTTCGTGGTCGACTGCACCATTGAAGGCCTGATGCATGCCAAGGAAACACCGGAGATCCTGAAGGCCGGCGCGCGCATTCTCGTGATTTCCAATGAACATCCCGAAGCGCTCGAGCGCATGGTGCCGGACTCGGCGCTCGAAAAGCGCGTGCGCGCGGCGGCCAAGATGCTGCGCGGCACGAAGCACATGAAGGTGACCTCGAAGGCGGGCACTGATCTCGACGTCAACATGGAAGGCGCGGCCACCGTCGGCGTCTGGGGCTGGACCGACAAGCCCGGCACGCTGGCACATTGGCCGGGCGGCATCGTGGTGAGCTTCCCGAAGAGCAAGACCATCAATGGCACGGTGGTGATGGATGCAGGCGATATCAACCTGACCTTCAAGCGCTACCTGACGTCGCCGGTGAAGATGCTGTTCAAGGACGACTATCTCACCGAATTGACGGGCGAGGGCGCCGACGCCGAAATGATGAAGCGCTATCTCGCCGCCTGGGGCGACCGCGAGGCCTATGCCGTGTCGCATGTCGGCTGGGGCATGAATCCCAATGCACGCTACGAGGCGCTGCAGATGTATGACCAGCGCGATACCAACGGCACGGAAATCCGCGCCGTGGCCGGCAACTTCCTGTTCTCCACCGGCGCCAATGAATTCGCCGGGCGCTACACCGCCGGGCATTTCGACCTGCCGATCTTCAAGACGACCATCACGCTCGACGGCGTGGATGTGATCAAGGACGGCGTGGTGCAGGACGTGTTCGGCTGA
- a CDS encoding flavin reductase → MAFDKTAQDKVADDKLVDKAQAVNPATFRQALGQFPTGVTVVTATTGDHPVGMTANSFSSVSLDPPLVLWSVAKSSPSHDPFVEADAFAIHFLGADHGELAMRFGRRGSDKFADIAHAPGISGAPLIEGLAPIFECKTWARYPGGDHTILVGEVVHFVERNHDPLVFHSGQLRRIDKAQPRAPALASNSFARSYLSYLLARASFNVSSSFHARLKEWDLTVPEWRVLACLADVEGLSVGELAAMALMKQPGLTKVLDRMERDDLLKRKSTSNDRRRVTLYLTAKGRARVKPVQKAALEHEAELLKRFNDDERATIKYALDLLIDSGMSDDTTSQ, encoded by the coding sequence ATGGCGTTTGACAAGACGGCGCAGGACAAGGTCGCGGACGACAAGCTCGTGGACAAGGCGCAGGCGGTCAACCCCGCGACGTTTCGTCAGGCGCTGGGCCAGTTTCCGACCGGCGTCACCGTGGTCACCGCAACGACAGGCGATCATCCTGTCGGCATGACCGCCAATTCGTTCTCGTCAGTGTCGCTCGATCCGCCGCTGGTGCTGTGGAGCGTCGCGAAATCTTCGCCCAGCCACGATCCCTTCGTCGAAGCGGACGCTTTCGCCATTCATTTTCTCGGCGCCGATCATGGCGAGCTCGCGATGCGTTTCGGCCGTCGCGGCTCCGACAAGTTTGCTGATATCGCCCATGCGCCGGGCATCAGCGGCGCACCGCTGATCGAGGGCCTCGCACCGATCTTCGAATGCAAGACCTGGGCGCGCTATCCCGGCGGCGACCACACGATCCTGGTCGGTGAAGTCGTGCACTTCGTCGAGCGCAATCACGACCCCCTCGTCTTCCACTCCGGACAACTCCGCCGCATCGACAAGGCACAGCCACGGGCGCCGGCCCTGGCCAGCAACAGTTTTGCACGCAGCTACCTGTCCTATCTGCTGGCGCGCGCCAGCTTCAACGTGTCGAGCTCATTTCACGCACGGCTGAAGGAATGGGACCTCACGGTGCCGGAATGGCGCGTATTGGCCTGCCTCGCCGATGTCGAGGGCCTATCGGTCGGCGAACTCGCCGCGATGGCGCTGATGAAGCAGCCCGGCCTGACGAAAGTGCTCGACCGCATGGAGCGCGACGATCTGTTGAAGCGCAAGAGCACCTCGAACGATCGGCGCCGCGTCACGCTCTACCTGACCGCGAAAGGCCGCGCACGCGTCAAGCCCGTGCAGAAGGCCGCGCTCGAACATGAGGCGGAACTGCTGAAGCGCTTCAACGACGACGAGCGCGCGACCATCAAATACGCGCTCGATCTCCTGATCGACAGCGGCATGTCAGACGATACAACTTCACAATAA